The Meriones unguiculatus strain TT.TT164.6M chromosome 16, Bangor_MerUng_6.1, whole genome shotgun sequence genomic sequence CATATATGTCACACTGGCATAGGTGGGTCTTGAGCTACCAGGTTTTCCACCCGTTTTTCTCTCTCCAGGATAGAAGGTCTCTGCTTCCCATGGTCTCTCTACCTGGACAGAAGCTGCCAGCAAGCCTGGACAGAGACCTTGCCACTCTCAGAGCTGAGCTCCCCCTTCACTCTGGAGCTGCCAGCAAGAATTGATCCCCAATCTGGCTACTGCACACCCTCATGCTGCCAGCAGTCTACCTGCCAGCCAGCTTGCTGAACCTGCTCCCCCTGCCTGTCCCAAGGCCATGGTCAGGAAGAGGAACTTCCCACAATGCACCTGCTGCACAACAGGAAGAGAGGTGCGTCTCTCTCTGGGAAAACACAGGCTGGAGGAGGATAAAAAGCCAACAGCCCAGCACCtcatacacattcacactcacactcaccacTCACCACTCACCACTCACCACTCACCACTCCCTCACTCTACTCCAACCTAGCTCTGCCATGGCCGCctccaccatgtctgtctgctctGATGCTCACACCAACTCCTCCTGGCAGGTGGATGACTGCCCGGAGAGCTGCTGTGAGCCCTGCTGCTGCCAGtccagctgctgccagcccagctgctgccagTCTAGCTGCTGTGTCCCCAGCTGCTCTCAGTCTAGCTGCTGTGTCCCCAGCTGCTGTGCCCCAGCCCCCTGCCTGACCCTTGTGTGCAGTCCCTGCTGCCAATctggctgcagcagctgctgcacacCCTCATGCTGCCAGCAGTCTAGCTGCCAGCCAGCTTGTTGCACCTGCTTCCCCTGCCAGCCATCCTGCTGTGTGACTCTTTGCTGCAAGCCTGTCTGCTGCACACCCATCTGCTCTGGCTGCTCCTCATGCTGCCAGCAGTCTAGCTGCCAGCCCTCATGCTGCCAGCCCTCATGCTGCCAGTCCTCATGCTGCCAGCCATCCTGCTGTGTGCCTGTCTGCTGCAAGCCTGTCTGCTGCACACCCATCtgctctggctcctcctcctgTTGCCAGCCATCCTGCTGTGCTCCTGTCTGCTGCAAGCCCTGCTCCAGCATGTCCCTGCTCTGCCGCCCCGTGTGCAGACCCGCCTGCTGCCTGCCCACCTCCTCCTGCTGTGCCTCCTcctgccagcccagctgctgccgCCCAGCCTCCTGTGTGTCCCTGCTCTGCCGCCCTGCCTGCTCCCGCCAGgcctgctgtggcctctcctcGGGCCAGAAGTGTAGCTGTTGATGGGCCTGTTTCTGGTGTCATCTGCCTTGAGTCTCTCCCTATGTTCCATCTCAGCCTGTCCAGTCTACTGACCTGATATAGAAAGAAGGTTCCCCCAAAGAGGAACACAATGTGTCCCCTGTGCTGACCtggcctcccctcctccctccaggaGTCACTGAGACACAGTTCTTCCCTGTTCTGTAATGCTCTGGGGCACTTGCCTTGACACCAGCAGCTCTCAACACCAATAAAGTCATGATCAACCAACCCCTTCTGTACCACTTTTTTGTATTGGTTATGAACTATCAAAGTAACACAGAGaacagggagaaggaaagggcttGCTCAGGGCTTCAGCCCATCACTCTGGGGAATTGGAGGATGAAGCAGGTTTCTTGATAGTGtctgggaaacagagctaaatgTTGGTGTTCTACTCCttcatttttcccctttttcctcCCTGCTCCATCCTGTGGGTTGCATTGTCCACACTCAGCCATGCTCTCCTTCAGAGAACCTGCTCTCAGAAATGTCCTCTCTGAAACACCGAGAGATGTCCTTCATCTTCTAGTCAGCTAGGCTGGAGGGTACACCTATCACCTCCCTCATGCTCTGAGCACATGTGGCTTCCCCAGACTGCAGTCTCCCTTAACCACAGACATATCCAGAAGTGAGTTAACCATACTCAGTGGTCATGAAGGCCTGTGGCTTCTCTCTTGGAGCTCAAGACCTCTTCCCAGATAGGTTTAACAAAAAAATCCACATGCCCAGGACTCACCAGGGCTGATCACCTGCAGATGTGGCTTGGTCTAGAGTCATCCTATGCTGTTCATCTGGGCAAGCAGTTCTGGGCCAGGCTTCTTGTGGATCCTGGCAACAGAGCAGAGCTGCTGCAGCCTTCGACAGATAGAGGTCATCTCTCTGGTTGCCACTAGCTGTGCAGAACATCATTGTCACCAAGACTCCTCTGTGACAAACCTGCTTCCCTGGTCCTAGAAGCAGGTCTACACTCTGGCTCAGGGAGGGCATCCTGACTCCCATCAGTTCCCAGTCCTGGGGTGCAGCCTCCTTTCCTAGCAGCTCCTTCGGCATGATGACACTGTTGTCAGGATCTACACACTTGTCATACTGTTCCTGATGTCACTTTGACTTTGCCAAGGGGTGGTCAGGAAATGAAGAGATGCCACTCTGAGCATGAGTGTGAGggtttttgagttttctttgtttgttgattGTTTTTTGAGAGATTTCACTGAGGGTAAAGACTTGCCCAGTGAGGCTGGAgacaagatggaagaaagagagaggagaaaccgGGCTAGGGCAGgcactttctgcttcctggccttcATGGTGTGAGCGGCTTTGCTTTGCTTCCCCCTCCCTGCTGTGGTGGACTAAGCTCTCTGACTCCATGAGCAAAGTTAATCCTttctctttaagttgcttttgtcagatattgCCAGTGGCACAATCTTTTTACTTCGCCCTGGTGTCCCTGCTCAGCCTGACAAGCTGGCTGACAGCTCTCTTCCTCACAGGGATACCTCCCTGACCCAGCACGGTGCATTTGTGCGAGACTTCTAGGACAGCCCTAGAAGAACAGGGCTGGACAGAGCTGAGAAGGCCCAGCTCTGAGCAGGCTATGGGCATGGGTGACCCTCCTGAGCTGGGAGGCTCAAGCACCTGTCAGTC encodes the following:
- the LOC110544852 gene encoding keratin-associated protein 10-1-like isoform X1; its protein translation is MAASTMAVCSDARTNTSWQVDDCPESCCEPCCCQSSCCQPSCCQSSCCVPSCCAPDPCLTLVCTPVCSPCCQSGCSSCTPSCCQQSSCQPACCTCSPCQPSCCVTLCCKPVCCTPICSGCSSCCQQSSCQPSCCQPSCCQSSCCQPSCCVPVCCKPVCCTPICSGSSSCCQPSCCAPVCCKPSPCLTLVCSPCCQSGCSSCCTPSCCQQSSCQPACCTCFPCQPSCCVTLCCKPVCCTPICSGCSSCCQQSSCQPSCCQPSCCQSSCCQPSCCVPVCCKPVCCTPICSGSSSCCQPSCCAPVCCKPCSSMSLLCRPVCRPACCLPTSSCCASSCQPSCCRPASCVSLLCRPACSRQACCGLSSGQKCSC